A single genomic interval of Ktedonobacterales bacterium harbors:
- a CDS encoding universal stress protein has translation MSILERLGLHPGRAADKLDTDGETFAHFSASSRQSGKASANSENGVGPRNVLIAIHGDEMDDELVRLGCMMAKGKKGRVFGVYGVEVPRTLPVDATLPEVTEKAGQALEHAVELAERANFEIEPEIVQSRNYGQSLVDEADSHQCGLLILGIPYRTDRSGRFDPGEIIPYVLTHAKCRVWVIRGQQRGC, from the coding sequence ATGAGTATTTTAGAGCGGCTTGGTCTTCACCCTGGGCGGGCCGCAGATAAATTGGATACAGACGGGGAAACCTTTGCTCACTTTAGTGCTTCCAGCCGCCAGAGCGGAAAAGCCAGCGCAAACAGCGAAAATGGCGTTGGCCCCCGCAACGTGCTGATCGCTATTCACGGGGATGAAATGGATGATGAGTTGGTGCGCCTGGGCTGCATGATGGCAAAGGGTAAAAAGGGGCGAGTGTTTGGGGTGTATGGTGTGGAGGTGCCACGCACGCTGCCTGTGGATGCAACTTTGCCAGAAGTGACTGAGAAAGCTGGACAGGCGCTGGAACACGCGGTAGAACTGGCTGAACGCGCCAATTTCGAGATCGAACCAGAAATCGTGCAATCTCGCAATTATGGGCAGAGTCTGGTTGATGAAGCCGACTCTCATCAATGCGGCCTGCTTATTCTAGGGATTCCCTATCGCACAGACCGCAGCGGGCGCTTTGATCCGGGGGAGATCATCCCTTACGTCCTGACACATGCTAAATGTCGGGTCTGGGTCATTCGCGGCCAGCAGCGCGGCTGCTAA
- a CDS encoding histone deacetylase, which yields MATGFVYDPIFLEHHNPARHVEAPRRVEAVYAQLERLRWLDRPDVVRLAPRPATEDELAAAHTREHIRSIAEASRAGGKRLDADTYVSAHSYEVALVAAGAPLVALDAILDGRVRNGYALVRPPGHHATPDRAMGFCLFNNVAVAARYALNHHRLKRVMIVDYDVHHGNGTQEIFYEDPRVLYVSTHQYPWYPGTGRSDEMGAGEALGANVNIPLPAGTDWPVFDAIFRQVLFPLADRFQPELLLVSAGFDAHWRDPLGKFRLANVDFVTLTRHLKEIAEEYCDGRLLLVQEGGYDIDALAQSATSCFNVLLGGDEVVDTLGDAPPQASRWNPDPIVDALRDLHQLVGYRRRPNKPQVRLGWDPQEQIAQDE from the coding sequence ATGGCAACAGGTTTTGTGTACGATCCGATCTTTCTGGAACACCACAATCCGGCGCGGCACGTAGAGGCGCCGCGCCGGGTGGAGGCTGTGTATGCTCAGCTTGAGCGCCTGCGCTGGCTGGACCGCCCCGATGTGGTGCGCCTGGCGCCTCGCCCGGCTACCGAAGATGAACTGGCGGCGGCGCATACACGCGAGCATATTCGTTCTATTGCCGAAGCGTCGCGGGCAGGAGGGAAACGCCTGGATGCTGATACCTATGTCTCGGCTCACTCCTATGAGGTGGCGCTGGTGGCGGCTGGAGCGCCGCTGGTGGCGCTGGACGCGATCCTGGATGGTCGTGTGCGCAACGGGTACGCGCTGGTGCGGCCTCCGGGGCATCATGCGACACCAGATCGGGCGATGGGCTTCTGCCTCTTTAATAATGTTGCTGTCGCGGCGCGCTACGCGCTCAACCATCATCGGCTCAAGCGAGTGATGATTGTTGATTATGATGTGCATCACGGCAATGGCACTCAGGAGATTTTTTACGAAGACCCGCGTGTCCTTTATGTCTCCACACACCAATATCCCTGGTATCCAGGCACCGGACGCTCGGATGAGATGGGCGCTGGCGAGGCGCTGGGCGCGAACGTGAATATTCCGCTGCCCGCAGGTACGGACTGGCCGGTCTTTGACGCTATCTTTCGTCAGGTACTTTTCCCGCTGGCTGATCGGTTCCAGCCTGAATTGCTGCTGGTGTCAGCCGGATTCGATGCTCACTGGCGCGATCCGCTAGGCAAGTTTCGCCTCGCCAACGTGGATTTTGTGACACTTACGCGACACCTTAAAGAGATTGCTGAGGAGTACTGCGATGGGCGGCTGCTGCTGGTGCAGGAAGGTGGTTATGATATTGATGCGCTGGCGCAGTCGGCAACTTCTTGCTTTAACGTTTTGCTGGGAGGCGATGAGGTGGTAGATACGCTGGGGGATGCGCCGCCGCAAGCCTCGCGCTGGAACCCTGACCCAATTGTTGATGCGCTGCGCGATCTGCACCAACTGGTGGGCTACCGTCGGCGGCCAAACAAACCCCAGGTACGGCTGGGATGGGATCCCCAAGAGCAGATAGCGCAGGACGAGTGA
- a CDS encoding adenylate/guanylate cyclase domain-containing protein produces MQRASHSSGPQDSQQTQPGPAEPGRPGAHQEIPADQSYFGGIGGLPTTIVQVGRSAQVAQAAQTAKAKALDDVKSIASALTAISNSLHTITHKLERAVEGTYASDAGDPRVQLLADTLHVARAGDLRLAQIGERLRQLDHSVQSSHSSIGTLQREREMLASLYHIAQVLNSTLELEGVLNRVMDKVIEVVKADRGFLMLHNKASHRLEFTIARNKDGTSIPQHEFTISRKVVEKVWKTKEPIVTANAPEDQRLSGQMSIVMHDIRSILCAPLQLQNHSLGIVYVDNRQLANPYTNEHLDLLSACCNQAAIAIDNAQKVREITDFKNLLDNIFRSIASGVITLDTKGQIQLVNRAAERIFMQDALDVLGQPYQQVFSTLGQGKIIEVIERARGEDNTVMNREIDCDLPSRGKVTLSINISPLHDEQNNGQSREAVGMVMAVEDLTEMRTWRDAATNIKRIFQRYVHPSVVEELMSNPKAVELGGQTKEVSILFADIRGYTALSDGRRPEEVVEMLNDYLQILTEAIWREQGTLTMFQGDAIMAIFNAPLPQEDHAIRAVRAALGMRRAIEERQQQQNPLLPEVRYGIKVQYGIGVNTGMATIGNIGSRERLQNYTAIGDAVNIAARLQSNSADNEIIIHHTTYEQVSSYFDCLRLDPLQVKNKKEPLMVYKVRGVKPGA; encoded by the coding sequence ATGCAGCGGGCTTCCCATTCGTCAGGACCACAAGACTCCCAGCAGACCCAACCTGGCCCTGCCGAGCCAGGCAGACCTGGCGCTCATCAAGAGATTCCAGCCGATCAATCCTACTTCGGGGGTATTGGAGGGCTGCCAACCACCATTGTACAGGTAGGCCGCTCCGCCCAGGTCGCGCAGGCTGCGCAAACCGCCAAGGCCAAAGCACTCGATGATGTCAAATCAATCGCCAGTGCGCTCACTGCTATCTCCAACAGCCTGCATACCATCACCCACAAGTTAGAACGCGCCGTTGAAGGAACCTATGCTTCTGATGCAGGCGACCCGCGCGTTCAATTACTCGCCGACACCCTGCATGTGGCCCGCGCAGGCGATCTCCGTCTGGCTCAGATCGGCGAACGTTTGCGCCAGCTTGACCACTCAGTCCAGAGTTCCCACAGCAGTATCGGCACGTTGCAGCGCGAGCGCGAGATGCTTGCCAGCCTCTATCATATCGCCCAGGTGCTCAACTCAACCCTGGAACTGGAGGGTGTCCTCAACCGGGTGATGGATAAAGTCATCGAAGTGGTAAAGGCTGATCGTGGCTTTTTGATGCTCCATAACAAAGCCAGTCACCGCCTTGAGTTTACTATTGCTCGTAATAAAGATGGCACATCCATCCCCCAGCACGAGTTCACCATCTCCCGCAAAGTCGTGGAGAAAGTCTGGAAAACGAAGGAACCAATCGTCACTGCCAACGCGCCGGAAGACCAGCGATTAAGCGGGCAGATGAGCATTGTCATGCACGACATCCGCTCCATCCTGTGCGCACCACTGCAACTCCAGAACCACAGCCTGGGTATCGTCTATGTTGACAACCGCCAGCTCGCTAACCCGTACACCAACGAACACCTTGATCTCCTCTCCGCCTGCTGCAATCAGGCCGCCATCGCCATTGACAATGCGCAGAAAGTACGCGAGATCACCGATTTCAAGAATCTGCTTGATAATATCTTTCGCTCCATCGCCAGCGGCGTCATCACACTCGATACCAAGGGGCAGATTCAGCTCGTCAACCGCGCAGCCGAGCGTATCTTCATGCAAGACGCGCTGGATGTGCTTGGTCAGCCCTACCAGCAGGTCTTTTCCACTCTAGGGCAGGGGAAAATCATCGAAGTGATTGAACGCGCCAGGGGCGAAGATAACACGGTGATGAACCGAGAGATCGACTGCGATCTCCCCAGTCGTGGCAAAGTGACGCTGAGCATCAATATCTCACCCTTGCACGACGAGCAAAACAATGGGCAGAGCCGCGAAGCGGTGGGGATGGTCATGGCCGTTGAAGACCTGACCGAAATGCGCACCTGGCGCGACGCCGCTACCAATATCAAACGCATTTTCCAGCGTTACGTTCACCCCTCGGTGGTCGAAGAATTGATGAGCAACCCCAAGGCGGTAGAACTCGGCGGCCAGACCAAAGAAGTCTCGATCCTCTTCGCCGATATTCGCGGCTACACTGCCCTGAGCGACGGACGGCGACCGGAAGAGGTCGTTGAGATGCTCAATGACTATCTGCAAATTCTGACCGAGGCGATCTGGCGGGAGCAAGGCACATTGACCATGTTTCAAGGCGACGCCATTATGGCGATCTTTAACGCGCCTTTGCCACAAGAGGATCATGCCATCCGGGCTGTACGCGCCGCGCTGGGGATGCGCAGGGCCATCGAAGAGCGCCAGCAGCAGCAAAACCCACTCCTCCCTGAAGTCAGGTATGGCATCAAAGTCCAGTATGGCATCGGAGTAAACACCGGCATGGCGACTATCGGCAACATCGGCTCACGCGAGCGTCTGCAAAACTATACGGCCATTGGCGATGCCGTCAACATCGCCGCTCGCCTCCAATCAAACTCCGCCGACAACGAGATCATCATTCACCATACCACCTATGAGCAGGTGAGCAGTTACTTTGACTGCCTGCGGCTCGATCCTCTCCAGGTGAAAAACAAAAAAGAGCCGCTGATGGTCTACAAGGTGCGCGGCGTGAAGCCTGGGGCCTGA
- a CDS encoding GAF domain-containing protein codes for MPNHQTPGPPGGSADIGHEYFRALYRVVTAVNSSLHLHTVLNLVTEKVAEAMNIKACSLRLLDRITDTLTISAMYGLSQRYMQKGPVKLEKSQLDQEVLQGQAVYIRNAASDLRFQYPEEAHAEGIVSVFCVPLICKGEVLGVLRVYSGVEREFDAFDEEFLRTLASVSALAIENARLYGTLKQDFDETILALWGEKNASDITEPDHRQVN; via the coding sequence ATGCCCAACCATCAAACGCCTGGCCCCCCGGGTGGGTCGGCAGATATTGGACATGAGTACTTTCGAGCACTCTACCGTGTCGTCACGGCTGTCAACTCTAGCCTCCACCTGCATACGGTCCTGAATCTGGTCACAGAAAAAGTTGCGGAGGCCATGAACATCAAAGCATGTTCGCTGCGCCTGCTGGACCGCATAACCGATACCCTGACGATCAGCGCCATGTACGGCTTAAGCCAGCGGTATATGCAAAAAGGTCCGGTGAAACTGGAAAAAAGCCAGCTTGACCAGGAAGTGTTGCAGGGCCAGGCTGTCTACATTCGTAACGCTGCAAGCGACCTGCGCTTTCAATACCCAGAGGAAGCGCACGCCGAAGGCATCGTTTCCGTCTTTTGCGTACCGCTGATCTGCAAGGGAGAGGTTCTAGGTGTGCTCCGTGTCTACAGCGGGGTTGAACGCGAGTTTGATGCCTTTGATGAGGAGTTTCTGCGCACGCTGGCAAGCGTCAGCGCGCTGGCGATTGAAAATGCGCGGCTCTATGGGACGCTCAAACAGGACTTTGATGAAACCATACTCGCGCTCTGGGGCGAAAAAAACGCCTCAGACATCACCGAACCAGATCATCGCCAGGTGAATTAA
- a CDS encoding mechanosensitive ion channel family protein produces the protein MVAEIVSFFATQFLGNSLLAYAFALGTFLVTFFGLHLLLILLKNRLNPLTKKSKARAHDTLLVVLRKIYPIEYAGLAFYIALQTLTLNPLLNKILSIGFIALLTYMAITTASILLSSFLQRIAAEEEQENNSSVLMNLTVIGKILLWIFGVFIVLSNAGVDITSLIAGLGIGGIAVALALQSILNDLFSSFAIHFDKPFLIGDFIIVGDKMGVVEKIGIKTTRIRALQGEEVIFPNKELTSAQIQNFKKMLERRIVFSIGVVYDTPQKHLQAIPALLQTVIERQQHVRFDRAHFSRFDPSALTFEIVYYVLSDNYTTYMNIQQQINLEILEAFSERNIVMAYPTQTVYLQQTNPSPVKTNLD, from the coding sequence ATGGTTGCTGAGATAGTTTCATTCTTCGCCACACAGTTTTTAGGCAATTCTCTGCTTGCGTATGCGTTTGCCCTCGGCACATTTCTCGTCACGTTTTTCGGGCTGCATCTCCTCCTGATCCTCCTGAAAAACCGGCTGAACCCCCTCACTAAAAAATCCAAGGCGCGCGCGCATGACACGCTGCTTGTGGTGCTGCGCAAGATCTATCCTATCGAATACGCGGGCCTGGCTTTTTATATTGCCCTGCAAACCCTCACCCTCAACCCGTTACTCAACAAAATCCTCTCCATCGGCTTTATTGCTCTACTCACCTACATGGCGATCACCACCGCCAGTATCTTGCTCAGTTCTTTCTTGCAACGAATCGCCGCCGAAGAGGAGCAAGAAAACAATAGCTCTGTTCTGATGAACCTGACGGTCATCGGCAAAATCTTGTTGTGGATTTTCGGTGTCTTTATCGTCTTATCGAATGCAGGAGTAGACATCACCTCGCTGATTGCCGGGTTGGGGATTGGGGGGATTGCAGTGGCCCTGGCGTTGCAGAGCATCCTCAACGATTTATTCTCGTCCTTTGCGATTCACTTTGACAAACCGTTTCTCATAGGCGACTTTATCATTGTCGGCGACAAAATGGGAGTGGTCGAGAAAATTGGGATCAAGACCACCCGCATCCGCGCCCTGCAAGGCGAAGAGGTCATCTTTCCCAACAAGGAGTTAACCAGCGCGCAAATCCAAAATTTCAAGAAAATGCTCGAAAGGCGCATTGTTTTCTCCATTGGTGTCGTCTACGACACGCCGCAAAAGCACCTGCAAGCCATCCCTGCGCTGCTGCAAACCGTTATTGAACGCCAACAACATGTCCGGTTTGACCGGGCGCATTTTTCCCGATTTGACCCCTCGGCGCTGACGTTTGAAATAGTGTATTACGTCTTGTCAGATAACTACACGACCTATATGAACATCCAGCAGCAGATTAATCTTGAAATCCTGGAGGCATTTTCAGAGCGGAACATCGTTATGGCCTATCCTACCCAAACTGTCTATCTTCAGCAAACAAACCCTTCACCCGTTAAAACCAATCTGGACTAA
- the sucC gene encoding ADP-forming succinate--CoA ligase subunit beta produces MKIHEYQAKDILSRYGIPVQPGKVATTPQDAEKIAREFGVPVVIKAQVYVGGRGKAGGIQFGDTPEQAREAASRVLGMNIKGLIVQKVLVVPKLDIKEEYYLGIVLDRKSQAPVAMVSAAGGIDIEEVAATAPEKIVRRVIDVRWGLPAFEARQMLAEAGVPSVVVAKGGAILSALAQAFMGADAQLAEVNPLALTVDGQVLAADAKILVDDNALARQKEYAAWAEPEDANPIEYEAHEQGLASYVKLDGNVGVIANGAGLAMATVDMVARSGGTPANFYDFGGGAKAELLKKALLFLAHDPDVKGILVNIFGGITRGEEVARGVIMAQPELPSGMPVVVRLSGTGEAEGRAMLADAGLTWGYDMQDAAQKIVTAIKERA; encoded by the coding sequence ATGAAAATCCATGAGTATCAGGCCAAGGACATCCTGAGCCGCTATGGCATACCTGTTCAGCCAGGCAAGGTGGCGACGACGCCGCAGGATGCCGAAAAGATTGCCCGTGAGTTTGGCGTCCCAGTCGTCATTAAAGCCCAGGTCTATGTGGGCGGGCGCGGCAAGGCCGGTGGCATCCAGTTTGGCGACACCCCCGAACAGGCGCGCGAGGCGGCGTCGCGCGTGTTGGGGATGAATATCAAGGGGTTGATCGTTCAGAAAGTACTGGTGGTTCCCAAGCTCGACATAAAAGAAGAGTATTATCTAGGGATTGTGCTGGATCGCAAATCCCAGGCGCCCGTAGCGATGGTCAGCGCGGCGGGCGGCATTGATATTGAGGAAGTGGCGGCCACTGCGCCAGAAAAGATTGTCCGGCGGGTGATTGATGTGCGCTGGGGGCTGCCAGCCTTTGAGGCGCGCCAGATGCTCGCAGAGGCGGGCGTGCCGTCGGTGGTAGTTGCTAAAGGCGGCGCGATCCTTTCGGCGCTGGCGCAGGCTTTTATGGGGGCCGATGCCCAGCTTGCCGAGGTCAATCCGCTGGCGCTCACGGTAGATGGACAGGTGCTGGCCGCCGACGCCAAGATTCTCGTTGATGACAATGCCCTGGCGCGCCAGAAAGAGTACGCTGCCTGGGCGGAGCCAGAAGACGCCAACCCGATTGAGTACGAGGCGCATGAGCAAGGGCTAGCCTCCTATGTCAAGCTGGATGGCAATGTGGGTGTGATTGCCAATGGCGCGGGGTTGGCGATGGCGACGGTGGATATGGTGGCGCGTTCAGGCGGCACGCCCGCGAACTTTTACGATTTTGGAGGCGGGGCGAAAGCGGAGCTATTGAAGAAGGCGCTGCTGTTCCTGGCGCATGATCCTGATGTCAAGGGGATCCTGGTCAATATCTTTGGCGGCATTACGCGCGGCGAAGAGGTGGCGCGCGGCGTCATCATGGCTCAGCCTGAACTCCCCAGCGGCATGCCGGTGGTGGTGCGCCTTTCGGGTACGGGCGAAGCCGAAGGCCGCGCTATGCTGGCCGATGCGGGCCTCACCTGGGGCTATGATATGCAGGACGCTGCGCAGAAGATCGTGACGGCGATAAAGGAGCGGGCATGA
- a CDS encoding GNAT family N-acetyltransferase: MLRDHALTVRGLSSSDLPAVRRLLDTSEYLYCRFGQEELPRLLAHRPGVAAFSGSSLQAFLLTTILAPPAAWLGGFGVVWSEGHRFERYFDLLLPAYGAAVRRAGAEALYYTGGDLDSDWLKDSLLARQFHLLTTLRSYDKEDFSIPSEGNQDVVVRPFARADLNELLQVEAACFDQYWRYDAASFLEIAESYPYFVVAVQDGRVIGYQFNTVDGNMGFLVRIAVHPSLNSRGIGARLMAEAVRFFQGERVWKIALNTEEQNHHAHRLYEWFGFHLAPPQGFVLARPLMG; this comes from the coding sequence ATGCTGCGGGACCACGCGCTGACGGTTCGTGGGCTATCTTCGAGTGATCTTCCGGCAGTGCGTCGGTTACTGGATACTTCTGAGTATCTCTATTGCCGCTTCGGGCAGGAGGAATTACCGCGCCTGCTGGCGCATAGGCCAGGAGTTGCGGCGTTTTCCGGGTCATCGCTCCAGGCATTCCTGCTGACCACTATCCTGGCCCCTCCTGCCGCCTGGCTTGGCGGCTTTGGGGTGGTCTGGAGCGAGGGGCATCGCTTTGAGCGTTACTTTGATCTGCTCCTGCCAGCCTATGGCGCCGCTGTCCGCAGGGCTGGCGCTGAGGCGCTTTACTATACCGGCGGCGACCTGGATTCCGACTGGCTAAAAGATTCGCTGCTGGCCCGGCAGTTTCATCTGCTCACGACGCTGCGCTCGTATGATAAAGAAGACTTCTCCATTCCCAGCGAGGGAAATCAAGATGTAGTGGTGCGCCCGTTTGCTCGCGCCGATCTCAACGAACTGCTTCAGGTAGAGGCCGCCTGCTTTGACCAATACTGGCGCTACGATGCCGCCAGTTTTCTGGAGATTGCGGAAAGCTATCCCTACTTTGTGGTTGCTGTGCAGGATGGCCGGGTGATCGGCTATCAATTTAATACGGTTGATGGCAATATGGGCTTTCTGGTGCGCATTGCTGTGCATCCCTCACTCAATAGTCGGGGCATTGGCGCGCGGCTGATGGCCGAGGCGGTGCGGTTTTTTCAGGGCGAGCGGGTCTGGAAGATCGCCTTGAATACCGAGGAGCAGAATCACCACGCGCATCGCTTATATGAGTGGTTTGGCTTCCATCTGGCGCCACCCCAGGGCTTTGTGCTGGCTCGCCCGCTCATGGGGTGA
- a CDS encoding protein phosphatase 2C domain-containing protein, translating to MTAPSTPAQTRTKRMRSGLRVYWSTVPSEDHPDSNEDAVLIDTGLDLVAVFDGVGGYEGGEVASRVAAQAVLATWQSQASAVQSLADVRNVMRDSVLEADRQVRDAVDRQPELTGMATTAIIAKLWETADHRRMLAHGHVGDSRLYILRARGALERFTVDDGILSTHVAVGLISEEEALQIDQAEQWQDLDERQKRYFYQRGLITQAIGGRGDPEVHLGQEELYPGDRVLVCSDGIHDNLTEAEITQVLRKKGRNDGEALVRAARKRAQRGLQATMRSKPDDMSAVVIDMVATAGAPKPPRQGKPQPTRKAAVTAKTRPAPKAPVAARTKPPRKAPTTARATPAPKAKAPARPKPRAGSGAKQASVQRKAKPAAQRVAPDAESVGKKTSKKKKEPASR from the coding sequence TTGACAGCCCCAAGCACTCCTGCCCAGACACGGACGAAGCGCATGCGCAGCGGATTGCGCGTCTATTGGTCAACAGTTCCCTCTGAGGATCATCCTGATTCCAATGAAGATGCGGTCCTTATTGATACAGGGCTAGATCTCGTGGCCGTCTTTGATGGTGTAGGTGGCTATGAAGGTGGTGAGGTAGCCTCGCGTGTTGCCGCGCAAGCAGTTCTGGCAACCTGGCAGAGCCAGGCATCTGCCGTCCAGAGTCTGGCAGATGTGCGCAATGTGATGCGCGACTCGGTTCTGGAAGCTGATCGGCAGGTGCGTGATGCAGTGGATCGTCAGCCTGAATTGACGGGCATGGCGACGACGGCCATTATTGCCAAACTCTGGGAGACAGCCGATCATCGGCGTATGCTGGCGCATGGGCATGTGGGCGATAGCCGTCTCTATATCCTTCGCGCGCGAGGCGCATTAGAGCGTTTCACGGTGGACGATGGTATTCTCTCTACCCATGTAGCTGTGGGTCTCATTAGCGAGGAAGAGGCGCTCCAGATCGATCAGGCGGAGCAGTGGCAAGACCTGGATGAGCGCCAGAAGCGCTACTTCTATCAGCGGGGCTTAATAACCCAGGCCATTGGTGGCCGGGGCGATCCAGAGGTGCATCTAGGCCAGGAGGAACTCTATCCTGGCGACCGGGTATTAGTGTGCAGCGATGGCATCCACGATAACCTGACCGAAGCGGAAATTACTCAGGTTCTGCGTAAGAAAGGGCGCAACGATGGTGAGGCGCTGGTTCGCGCCGCTCGTAAACGCGCTCAGCGCGGATTGCAAGCGACTATGCGCTCAAAACCAGATGATATGAGCGCCGTCGTCATTGATATGGTTGCCACTGCTGGTGCGCCAAAGCCGCCGCGTCAGGGAAAGCCGCAACCGACGCGCAAAGCAGCAGTGACGGCTAAGACGCGACCCGCGCCTAAAGCTCCTGTGGCGGCCAGGACAAAGCCGCCACGCAAGGCGCCCACGACGGCCAGGGCCACGCCTGCCCCCAAGGCAAAGGCTCCGGCGCGCCCAAAGCCCAGGGCAGGAAGTGGAGCGAAACAAGCAAGCGTCCAGCGTAAGGCGAAGCCAGCTGCTCAGCGCGTTGCGCCAGATGCCGAATCGGTTGGCAAGAAGACTAGCAAGAAGAAGAAAGAACCAGCCTCCAGGTAA
- the sucD gene encoding succinate--CoA ligase subunit alpha: MSILLDQSSRVIVQGITGREGQFHTKNMLAAGTTLVGGVTPGKGGAEVEGVPVFDTVAQAKKETGANASCIFVPPAGAADAIMEAADAGIRLIVCITETIPVLDMARAMRFVKEKQVRLIGPNCPGLCTPGVGKIGIIPYSIFREGHVGFISRSGTLTYEVVSLLTTAGIGQSTCVGIGGDPIIGSTFTDCLHLFEHDEQTYAVVMCGEIGGSDEEDAAEYIKEMSKPVVGFISGRTAPPGKRMGHAGAIISGSTGTAQGKVAALQGAGVPVADTIFDIPDLLRQAAGKKL; encoded by the coding sequence ATGAGCATTCTTCTCGATCAATCCTCGCGTGTGATCGTTCAGGGCATTACCGGGCGCGAAGGACAGTTTCATACCAAAAATATGCTGGCTGCCGGAACCACCCTGGTCGGCGGCGTGACTCCAGGCAAGGGCGGCGCTGAAGTGGAGGGCGTACCCGTCTTTGATACGGTTGCTCAGGCGAAGAAGGAAACCGGGGCCAACGCAAGCTGCATCTTTGTGCCTCCGGCTGGGGCTGCCGATGCCATTATGGAAGCCGCAGACGCTGGCATCCGGCTGATCGTCTGTATTACCGAGACTATTCCGGTGCTGGATATGGCGCGGGCCATGCGCTTTGTCAAAGAAAAGCAGGTGCGGCTGATTGGTCCCAATTGCCCAGGACTCTGTACGCCGGGCGTTGGCAAGATTGGGATTATCCCTTACAGTATTTTCCGCGAGGGCCATGTCGGCTTCATTTCGCGTTCCGGCACATTGACCTATGAGGTGGTGTCGCTGCTCACAACCGCAGGGATCGGCCAGTCAACATGCGTGGGCATTGGGGGCGACCCGATCATCGGCTCGACCTTTACCGATTGCCTCCATCTCTTTGAGCATGATGAGCAGACATATGCTGTAGTGATGTGTGGCGAGATCGGCGGCAGCGATGAAGAGGATGCCGCCGAGTACATCAAAGAGATGAGCAAGCCGGTGGTAGGCTTTATTTCCGGGCGCACTGCCCCCCCAGGTAAGCGTATGGGGCATGCGGGCGCGATCATCTCTGGCAGCACCGGCACTGCTCAGGGCAAGGTTGCGGCGCTTCAGGGAGCGGGGGTTCCGGTGGCGGATACCATTTTCGATATTCCTGATCTGCTCAGGCAGGCGGCAGGGAAGAAGCTCTGA